The following are encoded in a window of Rhizobium sp. 11515TR genomic DNA:
- a CDS encoding nucleoside deaminase, translating into MAATNQFMELALAEARRAGERGEVPIGAVVVLDNKVIATASNRTRELNDVTAHAEIVAIRLACEELGQERLAGADLYVTLEPCTMCAAAISFARIRRLYYGAEDPKGGGVDNGVRFYRQPTCHHAPEVYSGLGETASADILRGFFQAKRSED; encoded by the coding sequence ATGGCGGCTACAAATCAATTCATGGAGCTTGCTTTGGCCGAAGCGCGCCGTGCCGGAGAGCGTGGCGAAGTGCCGATCGGCGCCGTAGTCGTGCTCGACAACAAGGTCATCGCCACTGCCAGCAACCGCACCCGTGAGCTCAACGACGTCACCGCACATGCCGAAATCGTCGCCATCCGCCTGGCCTGCGAGGAGCTGGGCCAGGAACGTCTTGCGGGCGCCGATCTCTATGTGACGCTGGAACCCTGCACCATGTGCGCCGCTGCCATTTCCTTCGCGCGCATCCGCCGGCTCTATTATGGTGCCGAAGATCCGAAGGGCGGCGGTGTCGACAATGGCGTGCGCTTCTATCGTCAGCCAACCTGCCACCATGCGCCGGAGGTCTATTCCGGCCTCGGCGAAACCGCATCCGCCGACATCCTCAGAGGCTTCTTCCAAGCGAAACGCTCCGAAGACTGA
- the ileS gene encoding isoleucine--tRNA ligase, whose amino-acid sequence MTDTAEKMDYSKTLYLPETDFPMRAGLPQKEPELVRRWEEMNLYKKLRSSAAGREKFVLHDGPPYANGHIHIGHALNKILKDVITRSFQMRGYDSNYVPGWDCHGLPIEWKIEEKYREKGKNKDEVPVNEFRQECRDFAAGWIKIQSEEFKRLGITGDFDNPYLTMNFHAESRIAGELLKIARTGQLYRGSKPVMWSVVERTALAEAEVEYADVESDMIWVKFPVAEGPAHLADAFVVIWTTTPWTIPGNRAIAYSSRVSYGLYEVTEAANDFGPRPGEKLVFADKLAAESFAKAKLQYKRVGDVTAADLAALTCAHPLASLGYDFKVPLLDGDHVTDDAGTGFVHTAPSHGREDFDAWMSHARDLEKRGISSAIPFPVDDAGFYTADAPGFEGGRVMDDNGKKGNANDLVIKALIETNTLFARGRLKHSYPHSWRSKKPVIFRNTPQWFVYMDKDFADGSTLRSRALKAIDDTRFVPSAGQNRLRAMIEQRPDWVLSRQRAWGVPIAIFVDEQGNILQDDGVNARILEAFEQEGADAWFAEGARERFLGEKANEPWTQVMDILDVWFDSGSTHTFTLEDRPDLKWPADLYLEGSDQHRGWFHSSLLESAATRGRAPYDAVLTHGFTMDEKGEKMSKSKGNVTSPQEVMKDAGADILRLWVMTSDYSEDLRVGKAIIQTNVDAYRKLRNTIRWMLGTLAHDKGEVFAYADMPELEQLMLHRLAELDELVRESYDAFDFKRIARALIDFANVELSAFYFDVRKDALYCDAPSSLRRRAALAVIRTIFDCMVTWLAPMLPFTTEEAWLSRNPSAVSVHLEQFVTVPAEWKNEGLAEKWKKIRAVRSVVTGALEIERKDKRIGSSLEAAPVVYIADPELLKVLEGQDFSEICITSGITVLGEQGPADAFRLDDDAKVSVVPKLAEGRKCARSWRITTDVGSDPEYPDVSARDAAALRELAAVN is encoded by the coding sequence ATGACCGATACCGCTGAAAAGATGGATTACTCCAAGACCCTTTACCTGCCGGAAACCGATTTTCCGATGCGCGCCGGACTGCCGCAGAAGGAGCCGGAGCTGGTGAGGCGCTGGGAGGAGATGAACCTCTATAAGAAGCTGCGCTCTTCCGCCGCCGGCCGCGAGAAATTCGTCCTGCACGACGGCCCTCCTTACGCCAACGGCCATATCCACATCGGCCATGCGCTCAACAAGATCCTCAAGGACGTTATCACCCGCTCATTCCAGATGCGCGGCTATGACAGCAACTACGTCCCCGGCTGGGATTGCCACGGTCTGCCGATCGAGTGGAAGATCGAGGAAAAGTACCGCGAGAAGGGTAAGAACAAGGACGAGGTTCCGGTGAACGAGTTTCGCCAGGAATGCCGTGACTTTGCCGCCGGCTGGATCAAGATCCAATCCGAGGAGTTCAAGCGCTTGGGCATCACGGGCGATTTCGACAATCCCTATCTGACCATGAACTTCCATGCGGAATCCCGCATCGCCGGCGAGCTTCTGAAGATCGCCCGCACGGGTCAGCTTTACCGCGGCTCCAAGCCGGTCATGTGGTCGGTGGTCGAGCGTACGGCTCTGGCCGAAGCCGAAGTCGAATATGCGGATGTCGAGAGCGACATGATCTGGGTCAAGTTCCCGGTGGCCGAAGGTCCGGCTCATCTTGCCGACGCCTTTGTCGTCATCTGGACGACCACTCCCTGGACGATCCCCGGCAATCGCGCGATCGCCTATTCCTCGCGCGTGTCCTACGGTCTCTATGAGGTCACGGAAGCCGCCAATGATTTTGGCCCGCGCCCGGGCGAGAAGCTTGTTTTCGCCGACAAGCTCGCCGCGGAATCCTTCGCCAAGGCAAAGCTGCAGTACAAACGCGTTGGCGATGTGACCGCTGCCGATCTGGCCGCGCTCACCTGCGCTCATCCGCTCGCCTCGCTTGGCTACGATTTCAAGGTGCCGCTGCTCGATGGCGATCACGTCACCGACGATGCCGGTACGGGTTTCGTGCACACCGCACCCAGCCACGGCCGCGAGGACTTTGACGCCTGGATGTCGCATGCACGCGATCTCGAAAAGCGCGGTATCTCCTCCGCCATCCCGTTCCCGGTCGATGATGCAGGCTTCTACACCGCCGATGCCCCGGGCTTCGAAGGTGGCCGCGTCATGGACGATAACGGCAAGAAGGGTAATGCCAACGATCTCGTCATCAAGGCGCTGATCGAGACGAACACGCTCTTTGCTCGCGGCAGGCTGAAGCATTCCTATCCGCACTCCTGGCGCTCGAAGAAGCCGGTTATCTTCCGCAACACGCCGCAATGGTTCGTCTATATGGACAAGGACTTTGCGGACGGTTCGACGCTGCGGTCTCGTGCCCTGAAGGCGATCGACGATACCCGCTTCGTGCCATCAGCCGGCCAGAACCGCCTGCGCGCCATGATCGAGCAGCGCCCGGATTGGGTGCTGTCGCGCCAGCGCGCCTGGGGTGTGCCGATCGCGATCTTCGTCGACGAGCAGGGCAACATCCTGCAGGACGATGGCGTCAACGCCCGCATCCTCGAGGCTTTCGAGCAGGAGGGCGCCGATGCCTGGTTCGCGGAAGGCGCGCGCGAGCGCTTCCTCGGCGAGAAGGCCAACGAGCCCTGGACGCAGGTCATGGACATCCTTGATGTCTGGTTCGATTCCGGTTCGACCCACACCTTCACGCTGGAGGACCGCCCGGACCTGAAGTGGCCGGCCGACCTCTATCTCGAAGGCTCCGACCAGCATCGCGGCTGGTTCCATTCGTCGTTGCTCGAAAGTGCTGCGACGCGTGGCCGTGCGCCATACGATGCCGTCCTTACCCATGGCTTCACCATGGACGAGAAGGGCGAGAAGATGTCGAAATCCAAGGGTAACGTCACCTCGCCGCAAGAAGTGATGAAGGATGCGGGCGCCGACATCCTCCGCCTCTGGGTTATGACCTCGGACTATTCTGAGGACCTGCGCGTCGGCAAGGCCATCATCCAGACCAATGTCGATGCCTATCGCAAGCTGCGCAACACCATCCGCTGGATGTTGGGTACGCTGGCGCACGACAAGGGCGAAGTGTTCGCCTATGCCGACATGCCGGAGCTGGAACAGCTGATGCTGCACCGTCTCGCCGAGCTCGACGAGCTGGTGCGCGAAAGCTACGACGCCTTCGATTTCAAGCGCATTGCCCGCGCTCTGATCGATTTCGCCAATGTCGAGCTGTCGGCCTTCTATTTCGACGTTCGCAAGGATGCGCTCTACTGCGATGCGCCGTCGAGCCTGCGCCGCCGTGCCGCCCTCGCCGTCATCCGCACGATCTTCGACTGCATGGTGACGTGGCTGGCGCCGATGCTGCCTTTCACCACGGAAGAGGCGTGGCTCTCCCGCAATCCCTCCGCGGTCTCCGTTCATCTCGAGCAGTTCGTCACCGTTCCGGCCGAGTGGAAGAACGAGGGGCTGGCCGAGAAGTGGAAGAAGATCCGCGCCGTGCGCAGCGTCGTCACTGGCGCGCTGGAAATCGAGCGCAAGGACAAGCGCATCGGCTCGTCGCTGGAAGCTGCCCCGGTCGTTTACATCGCCGATCCAGAGCTGCTGAAGGTGCTCGAAGGCCAGGACTTCTCGGAAATCTGCATCACCTCCGGTATCACCGTCCTTGGCGAACAGGGGCCTGCGGATGCCTTCCGCCTTGATGACGATGCCAAGGTCAGCGTCGTTCCGAAGCTCGCGGAAGGCCGAAAGTGCGCCCGTTCCTGGCGCATCACGACGGATGTCGGCTCCGATCCGGAATATCCGGATGTCTCGGCGCGCGACGCTGCGGCGCTGCGCGAACTTGCCGCTGTCAACTGA